A genomic window from Phyllopteryx taeniolatus isolate TA_2022b chromosome 2, UOR_Ptae_1.2, whole genome shotgun sequence includes:
- the tjp1a gene encoding tight junction protein ZO-1 isoform X9: MKYQKYITVMQMAMGVTASNKDCLPTKRQLWVTPSDGETSPSGAPESSDGPIGATGGAGAMAMPATSTLSLPMSQGKPSLRRIKGRIHRSKSLDSIDLLDSNSAAMEETVIWEQHTVTLHRAAGFGFGIAISGGRDNPHFQSGETSIVISDVLKGGPAEGLLQENDRVVMVNAVSMDNVEHAYAVQQLRKSGKNAKITIRRKRKVQIPVSRPGDRETMSEHEDDESNEEDGYEHHSGHGGQSAYAGASGGTSSSRRHDRERSSSGRRDQSASRERSISPRSDRRSQASSAPSRPSKVTLVKSRKNEEYGLRLASHIFVKDISAESLAARDGNIQEGDVVLKINGTVTENLSLIDAKKLIERSKGKLKMVVQRDDRATLLNIPDLDDSIPSANNSDRDDISEIHSLTSDHSNRSRGRGRSRSPDKNEPSDHLRLSPRQITNGSHRSRDEERSKPGAISTPVKSSDDGVLSQSSDQTSSRDDKQLPPLPEPKPVYAQPGQPDVDLPVSPSDAPVPSAAHDDSILRPSMKLVKFKKGESVGLRLAGGNDVGIFVAGVLEDSPAAKEGLEEGDQILRVNNVDFANIIREEAVLFLLDLPRGEEVTILAQKKKDVYRRIVESDVGDSFYIRTHFEYEKESPYGLSFNKGEVFRVVDTLYNGKLGSWLAIRIGKNHQEVERGIIPNKNRAEQLSSVQYTLPKTPGGDRADFWRFRGLRSSKRNLRKSREDLSAQPVQTKFPAYERVVLREAGFLRPVVIFGPIADVAREKLAREEPDVFELAKSEPRDAGTDQKSSGIIRLHTIKQIIDRDKHAVLDITPNAVDRLNYAQWYPIVVFLNPDTKQGVKNMRTRLCPESRKSARKLYERALKLRKNNHHLFTTTINLNNMNDGWFGALKEIIQQQQNQLVWVSEGKADGAAEDDLDIHDDRLSYLSAPGSEYSMYSTDSRHTSDYEDTDTEGGAYTDQELDETLNDDVGPPTGPAITRSSEPVREDPPVIQEAPGYAGYQHALQSDPLNRIDPAGFKTPAPQQMFQKDPYSPDSTGRPGSAMKPGIYNSQQGYHPEQQPYRDYDHPPSRYDGNSGGGYLEPKYRNYDSQPPFENSVPHYDQQQWNPYGQTDSTANSQGYDPRLPYSDSLDSQHSPPLRFDEPPPQQGFDGRPRYGKPTVPGPVRYDDPPPLSPGHDLHYNHDSQLTSHSSAGRSPSGQWPAYSQGPTLHVKGYKPQQYDTTPVNSDTSPTSPPKAEVSSLSPVDTARNKLHEDDPAMQPQSVLTRVKMFENKRSVSVDRARDTADPSGNKVTDLPLKAGGIIPKANSLSNLDSENRFRVPEPQKPLSKVADDIVRSNNYDPDEDEDYYRKQLSYFDRLQTGPAKPQAQAQAQPTHNFSRTESMEKPSAAEKRYEPVPQLTPSLPPATLPKPSTEAKHPYREDTVQSNFLPHKGFPEKPPVNGTSEKPPKTITSSGAPPAPSYNRYVPKPYTTSARPFERKFDSPKFNHNLLPNDKPDMASKSQSASPVKPSQSHNTDHDSGLDTFTRTTDHRSKHQHNNIDAVPKAIPVSPTALDDDDDEDEGHTVVATARGIFNTNGGVLSSIETGVSIIIPQGAIPEGVEQEIYFKVCRDNSILPPLDKEKGETLLSPLVMCGPHGLKFLKPVELRLPHCASMTPDGWSFALKSSDSSSGDPKNWQNKSLPGDPNYLVGANCVSVLIDHF, encoded by the exons GCCGCTGGATTTGGGTTTGGTATTGCCATCTCAGGTGGGCGAGACAACCCACATTTTCAAAGCGGGGAGACCTCCATCGTGATATCTGATGTTTTAAAAGGAGGTCCAGCAGAGGGATTGCTGCA AGAAAATGACCGTGTGGTAATGGTGAATGCAGTTTCTATGGACAACGTGGAGCATGCATATGCTGTGCAACAACTGCGCAAAAGTGGCAAAAATGCAAAGATA ACTATTCGGAGGAAAAGGAAAGTACAGATCCCTGTTTCTCGGCCAGGGGACAGGGAGACCATGTCAGAGCATGAGGATGACGAGAGTAATGAGGAAGATGGCTATGAGCATCACAGTGGTCATGGAGGCCAAAGTGCCTATGCAGGCGCAAGTGGAGGCACGAGCAGTAGTAGGCGACACGATCGTGAACGTAGCAGCAGTGGAAGACGGGATCAGAGTGCCTCACGGGAAAGGAGCATCTCACCACGCTCTGATCGACGTTCACAAGCCTCCTCTGCTCCCAGCAGACCTTCCAAGGTCACACTTGTCAAGTCGCGGAAGAATGAAG AATATGGACTGCGGTTAGCTAGCCACATCTTTGTGAAGGACATCTCGGCTGAGAGCCTTGCTGCCAGGGATGGGAACATCCAGGAGGGAGATGTTGTTTTGAAG ATCAATGGCACAGTTACTGAGAACCTATCATTGATAGATGCCAAGAAGCTGATTGAGCGATCAAAGGGCAAGTTGAAAATGGTTGTTCAGAGAGATGACCGAGCCACGCTCCTGAACATTCCTGATTTAGATGACAGCATTCCCTCAGCCAATAACTCGGATAGAGATG ACATTTCAGAAATACATTCACTGACATCAGACCATTCCAATCGATCCCGTGGCCGGGGTCGATCACGCTCACCTGACAAGAATGAGCCATCGGACCATCTCCGGCTCTCACCTCGGCAGATCACTAATGGCAG TCATCGAAGTCGAGATGAGGAGCGGTCTAAACCAGGGGCTATCTCCACGCCAGTCAAAAGCTCTGATGATGGTGTCTTGTCTCAGTCTAGTGACCAGACCAGCTCCAGAGATGACAAACAGTTACCTCCGCTGCCCG AACCAAAGCCTGTGTATGCACAGCCTGGCCAGCCTGATGTGGACCTGCCAGTCAGCCCCTCTGACGCACCTGTGCCCAGCGCTGCTCATGATGACAGTATCCTCAG GCCAAGTATGAAGCTGGTAAAGTTCAAAAAGGGAGAAAGTGTTGGTCTTCGGCTAGCTGGAGGAAACGACGTTGGAATTTTTGTAGCGGGAGTTTTGGAGGACAGTCCTGCAGCCAAGGAAGGACTGGAAGAAGGGGACCAGATTCTCAGG GTGAACAATGTGGACTTTGCCAACATAATTAGGGAAGAGGCGGTGTTGTTTCTGCTTGATCTCCCGAGAGGAGAGGAAGTTACAATCCTCGCTCAGAAGAAGAAAGATG TGTATCGGAGAATAGTGGAGTCAGATGTGGGCGACTCCTTCTACATTCGCACACATTTTGAATATGAAAAAGAGTCACCATATGGCTTGAGCTTTAACAAGGGCGAGGTGTTCCGAGTGGTAGACACCCTCTACAATGGCAAATTAGGATCCTGGCTTGCTATTCGCATTGGCAAGAACCATCAGGAGGTGGAGAGGGGCATCATACCCAACAAGAACAG GGCTGAGCAGCTGTCCAGTGTGCAGTACACCCTCCCCAAAACACCAGGGGGTGATAGAGCGGATTTCTGGCGATTCCGTGGCTTGCGAAGCTCAAAGAGGAATTTGCGGAAGAGCAGGGAGGACCTATCAGCACAACCAGTTCAGACTAAGTTCCCCGCCTATGAGAGGGTGGTGcttagggaag CTGGGTTCCTGAGGCCTGTGGTCATCTTTGGGCCAATAGCAGACGTGGCAAGAGAAAAGCTGGCCAGAGAAGAGCCTGATGTCTTTGAATTAGCAA AAAGTGAACCAAGGGATGCTGGAACTGACCAGAAAAGCTCTGGCATCATTCGCCTGCACACCATCAAACAGATTATTGACCGG GACAAACATGCGGTGCTGGACATCACCCCGAATGCAGTGGACCGCTTGAACTACGCACAGTGGTATCCAATTGTAGTGTTTCTCAACCCTGACACAAAGCAAGGCGTCAAGAACATGAGGACCAGACTCTGTCCTGAGTCTCGGAAGAGTGCCAGGAAGCTCTATGAACGAGCCCTAAAATTGAGGAAGAACAATCACCATCTCTTCACCA CAACGATTAACTTGAACAACATGAATGATGGATGGTTTGGAGCACTGAAGGAAATAATCCAGCAGCAGCAAAACCAACTTGTGTGGGTTTCAGAGGGCAAG GCTGATGGAGCAGCAGAGGACGATCTGGATATCCATGACGACCGTCTGTCCTACCTGTCTGCACCAGGCAGTGAATATTCCATGTACAGCACCGACAGCCGCCACACCTCTGACTACGAGGACACCGACACGGAGGGTGGAGCCTACACCGACCAGGAGTTGGACGAAACCCTGAATGACGATGTGGGTCCTCCTACGGGGCCTGCCATCACCCGCTCATCTGAGCCTGTCCGAGAGGACCCGCCTGTCATCCAGGAAGCACCTGGCTACGCTGGTTACCAACACGCATTGCAGTCTGACCCCCTGAACCGCATCGACCCGGCTGGTTTCAAGACACCAGCGCCGCAGCAG ATGTTTCAAAAGGATCCATACAGCCCAGATAGCACAGGGAGACCTGGTTCTGCTATGAAACCTGGAATTTACAACTCTCAGCAGGGCTATCACCCTGAACAGCAGCCGTACAGAGATTACGACCACCCACCCAGTCGATATGATGGCAACAGTGGAGGTGGTTATCTAGAACCAAAGTACCGAAATTATGACTCTCAGCCGCCGTTTGAGAACAGTGTGCCTCACTACGACCAGCAACAGTGGAACCCTTACGGCCAGACAGACTCTACTGCCAACTCCCAGGGCTATGATCCACGCCTGCCATACAGCGATAGCCTCGACTCTCAGCATTCCCCTCCACTCCGCTTCGATGAGCCTCCACCTCAGCAGGGATTCGACGGACGTCCTCGCTATGGTAAACCCACAGTTCCGGGGCCTGTCCGCTACGATGATCCCCCACCCCTTTCTCCAGGACATGACCTGCACTACAACCATGATTCTCAACTAACTTCTCACTCTTCGGCTGGCCGCTCTCCCAGTGGCCAGTGGCCTGCCTACAGCCAGGGACCAACACTGCACGTAAAAGGCTACAAACCTCAGCAGTATGACACTACTCCTGTAAACTCTGACACCAGCCCCACATCACCTCCCAAAGCAGAGGTCTCCTCACTTTCCCCTGTAGACACTGCCAGAAATAAGTTACACGAAGATGATCCTGCCATGCAACCACAGTCGGTCCTAACAAGGGTCAAGATGTTTGAGAACAAACGGTCTGTTTCCGTTGACCGAGCCAGAGATACAGCAGATCCATCTGGGAACAAG GTCACAGATTTGCCCTTGAAAGCAGGGGGAATCATCCCAAAAGCGAATTCTTTGAGCAACCTGGACTCAGAAAACAGGTTTAG AGTCCCAGAGCCTCAGAAACCTCTGTCCAAAGTGGCTGATGACATTGTGCGTTCCAACAATTATGACCCAGATGAGGATGAGGACTACTACAGGAAACAGCTCTCTTACTTTGACAGGCTCCAGACTGGCCCCGCCAAACCCCAAGCTCAAGCTCAAGCACAACCAACGCACAACTTCTCCAG AACTGAATCAATGGAGAAACCAAGTGCAGCAGAGAAACGATATGAACCAGTACCCCAGTTGACACCCTCTCTGCCACCAGCCACACTTCCCAAGCCCTCAACTGAAG CCAAGCATCCTTACAGAGAGGACACTGTCCAGAGCAACTTCCTGCCTCACAAAGGTTTTCCTGAGAAGCCTCCAGTGAATGGCACTAGTGAAAAGCCTCCGAAAACAATTACTAGCAGCGGGGCTCCCCCGGCACCTAGCTACAACCGCTATGTGCCCAAACCTTACACAACCTCTGCAAGGCCTTTCGAGCGCAAGTTTGACAGTCCCAAATTCAACCACAACCTTCTGCCCAATGACAAGCCAGATATGGCCTCAAAG AGTCAGAGTGCAAGCCCAGTGAAGCCCTCCCAGTCACacaacacagaccatgacagtggCCTTGATACGTTCACTCGTACAACGGATCATCGCTCCAAGCACCAGCACAACAATATCGACGCAGTGCCCAAAGCAATCCCCGTGAG CCCCACTGCCCtggacgatgatgatgatgaagatgagggCCACACAGTGGTTGCGACTGCTCGAGGCATCTTCAACACCAATGGTGGCGTCCTGAGCTCCATTGAGACAGGTGTCAGCATTATCATCCCTCAGGGCGCCATTCCTGAAGGTGTGGAACAGGAGATCTACTTCAAGGTCTGCCGAGATAACAGCATCCTGCCTCCGCTTGACAAGGAGAAAg gggagACTCTGCTGAGCCCTCTAGTGATGTGTGGACCTCACGGCCTCAAGTTTTTGAAGCCTGTGGAGCTGCGCTTACCTCACTGTGCGTCAATGACCCCTGATGGTTGGTCTTTTGCTCTAAAATCCTCCGACTCCTCGTCGG
- the tjp1a gene encoding tight junction protein ZO-1 isoform X12, whose protein sequence is MKYQKYITVMQMAMGVTASNKDCLPTKRQLWVTPSDGETSPSGAPESSDGPIGATGGAGAMAMPATSTLSLPMSQGKPSLRRIKGRIHRSKSLDSIDLLDSNSAAMEETVIWEQHTVTLHRAAGFGFGIAISGGRDNPHFQSGETSIVISDVLKGGPAEGLLQENDRVVMVNAVSMDNVEHAYAVQQLRKSGKNAKITIRRKRKVQIPVSRPGDRETMSEHEDDESNEEDGYEHHSGHGGQSAYAGASGGTSSSRRHDRERSSSGRRDQSASRERSISPRSDRRSQASSAPSRPSKVTLVKSRKNEEYGLRLASHIFVKDISAESLAARDGNIQEGDVVLKINGTVTENLSLIDAKKLIERSKGKLKMVVQRDDRATLLNIPDLDDSIPSANNSDRDDISEIHSLTSDHSNRSRGRGRSRSPDKNEPSDHLRLSPRQITNGSHRSRDEERSKPGAISTPVKSSDDGVLSQSSDQTSSRDDKQLPPLPEPKPVYAQPGQPDVDLPVSPSDAPVPSAAHDDSILRPSMKLVKFKKGESVGLRLAGGNDVGIFVAGVLEDSPAAKEGLEEGDQILRVNNVDFANIIREEAVLFLLDLPRGEEVTILAQKKKDVYRRIVESDVGDSFYIRTHFEYEKESPYGLSFNKGEVFRVVDTLYNGKLGSWLAIRIGKNHQEVERGIIPNKNRAEQLSSVQYTLPKTPGGDRADFWRFRGLRSSKRNLRKSREDLSAQPVQTKFPAYERVVLREAGFLRPVVIFGPIADVAREKLAREEPDVFELAKSEPRDAGTDQKSSGIIRLHTIKQIIDRDKHAVLDITPNAVDRLNYAQWYPIVVFLNPDTKQGVKNMRTRLCPESRKSARKLYERALKLRKNNHHLFTTTINLNNMNDGWFGALKEIIQQQQNQLVWVSEGKADGAAEDDLDIHDDRLSYLSAPGSEYSMYSTDSRHTSDYEDTDTEGGAYTDQELDETLNDDVGPPTGPAITRSSEPVREDPPVIQEAPGYAGYQHALQSDPLNRIDPAGFKTPAPQQKAEATATPSNPQLSDPLAETVTPAVKTVEGLSPGEAPGALHSLPSPNPEAGSLKRPTPELAPESVTPEPRQSGLDSSEPKMFQKDPYSPDSTGRPGSAMKPGIYNSQQGYHPEQQPYRDYDHPPSRYDGNSGGGYLEPKYRNYDSQPPFENSVPHYDQQQWNPYGQTDSTANSQGYDPRLPYSDSLDSQHSPPLRFDEPPPQQGFDGRPRYGKPTVPGPVRYDDPPPLSPGHDLHYNHDSQLTSHSSAGRSPSGQWPAYSQGPTLHVKGYKPQQYDTTPVNSDTSPTSPPKAEVSSLSPVDTARNKLHEDDPAMQPQSVLTRVKMFENKRSVSVDRARDTADPSGNKVTDLPLKAGGIIPKANSLSNLDSENRFRVPEPQKPLSKVADDIVRSNNYDPDEDEDYYRKQLSYFDRLQTGPAKPQAQAQAQPTHNFSRTESMEKPSAAEKRYEPVPQLTPSLPPATLPKPSTEAKHPYREDTVQSNFLPHKGFPEKPPVNGTSEKPPKTITSSGAPPAPSYNRYVPKPYTTSARPFERKFDSPKFNHNLLPNDKPDMASKSQSASPVKPSQSHNTDHDSGLDTFTRTTDHRSKHQHNNIDAVPKAIPVSPTALDDDDDEDEGHTVVATARGIFNTNGGVLSSIETGVSIIIPQGAIPEGVEQEIYFKVCRDNSILPPLDKEKGETLLSPLVMCGPHGLKFLKPVELRLPHCASMTPDGDPKNWQNKSLPGDPNYLVGANCVSVLIDHF, encoded by the exons GCCGCTGGATTTGGGTTTGGTATTGCCATCTCAGGTGGGCGAGACAACCCACATTTTCAAAGCGGGGAGACCTCCATCGTGATATCTGATGTTTTAAAAGGAGGTCCAGCAGAGGGATTGCTGCA AGAAAATGACCGTGTGGTAATGGTGAATGCAGTTTCTATGGACAACGTGGAGCATGCATATGCTGTGCAACAACTGCGCAAAAGTGGCAAAAATGCAAAGATA ACTATTCGGAGGAAAAGGAAAGTACAGATCCCTGTTTCTCGGCCAGGGGACAGGGAGACCATGTCAGAGCATGAGGATGACGAGAGTAATGAGGAAGATGGCTATGAGCATCACAGTGGTCATGGAGGCCAAAGTGCCTATGCAGGCGCAAGTGGAGGCACGAGCAGTAGTAGGCGACACGATCGTGAACGTAGCAGCAGTGGAAGACGGGATCAGAGTGCCTCACGGGAAAGGAGCATCTCACCACGCTCTGATCGACGTTCACAAGCCTCCTCTGCTCCCAGCAGACCTTCCAAGGTCACACTTGTCAAGTCGCGGAAGAATGAAG AATATGGACTGCGGTTAGCTAGCCACATCTTTGTGAAGGACATCTCGGCTGAGAGCCTTGCTGCCAGGGATGGGAACATCCAGGAGGGAGATGTTGTTTTGAAG ATCAATGGCACAGTTACTGAGAACCTATCATTGATAGATGCCAAGAAGCTGATTGAGCGATCAAAGGGCAAGTTGAAAATGGTTGTTCAGAGAGATGACCGAGCCACGCTCCTGAACATTCCTGATTTAGATGACAGCATTCCCTCAGCCAATAACTCGGATAGAGATG ACATTTCAGAAATACATTCACTGACATCAGACCATTCCAATCGATCCCGTGGCCGGGGTCGATCACGCTCACCTGACAAGAATGAGCCATCGGACCATCTCCGGCTCTCACCTCGGCAGATCACTAATGGCAG TCATCGAAGTCGAGATGAGGAGCGGTCTAAACCAGGGGCTATCTCCACGCCAGTCAAAAGCTCTGATGATGGTGTCTTGTCTCAGTCTAGTGACCAGACCAGCTCCAGAGATGACAAACAGTTACCTCCGCTGCCCG AACCAAAGCCTGTGTATGCACAGCCTGGCCAGCCTGATGTGGACCTGCCAGTCAGCCCCTCTGACGCACCTGTGCCCAGCGCTGCTCATGATGACAGTATCCTCAG GCCAAGTATGAAGCTGGTAAAGTTCAAAAAGGGAGAAAGTGTTGGTCTTCGGCTAGCTGGAGGAAACGACGTTGGAATTTTTGTAGCGGGAGTTTTGGAGGACAGTCCTGCAGCCAAGGAAGGACTGGAAGAAGGGGACCAGATTCTCAGG GTGAACAATGTGGACTTTGCCAACATAATTAGGGAAGAGGCGGTGTTGTTTCTGCTTGATCTCCCGAGAGGAGAGGAAGTTACAATCCTCGCTCAGAAGAAGAAAGATG TGTATCGGAGAATAGTGGAGTCAGATGTGGGCGACTCCTTCTACATTCGCACACATTTTGAATATGAAAAAGAGTCACCATATGGCTTGAGCTTTAACAAGGGCGAGGTGTTCCGAGTGGTAGACACCCTCTACAATGGCAAATTAGGATCCTGGCTTGCTATTCGCATTGGCAAGAACCATCAGGAGGTGGAGAGGGGCATCATACCCAACAAGAACAG GGCTGAGCAGCTGTCCAGTGTGCAGTACACCCTCCCCAAAACACCAGGGGGTGATAGAGCGGATTTCTGGCGATTCCGTGGCTTGCGAAGCTCAAAGAGGAATTTGCGGAAGAGCAGGGAGGACCTATCAGCACAACCAGTTCAGACTAAGTTCCCCGCCTATGAGAGGGTGGTGcttagggaag CTGGGTTCCTGAGGCCTGTGGTCATCTTTGGGCCAATAGCAGACGTGGCAAGAGAAAAGCTGGCCAGAGAAGAGCCTGATGTCTTTGAATTAGCAA AAAGTGAACCAAGGGATGCTGGAACTGACCAGAAAAGCTCTGGCATCATTCGCCTGCACACCATCAAACAGATTATTGACCGG GACAAACATGCGGTGCTGGACATCACCCCGAATGCAGTGGACCGCTTGAACTACGCACAGTGGTATCCAATTGTAGTGTTTCTCAACCCTGACACAAAGCAAGGCGTCAAGAACATGAGGACCAGACTCTGTCCTGAGTCTCGGAAGAGTGCCAGGAAGCTCTATGAACGAGCCCTAAAATTGAGGAAGAACAATCACCATCTCTTCACCA CAACGATTAACTTGAACAACATGAATGATGGATGGTTTGGAGCACTGAAGGAAATAATCCAGCAGCAGCAAAACCAACTTGTGTGGGTTTCAGAGGGCAAG GCTGATGGAGCAGCAGAGGACGATCTGGATATCCATGACGACCGTCTGTCCTACCTGTCTGCACCAGGCAGTGAATATTCCATGTACAGCACCGACAGCCGCCACACCTCTGACTACGAGGACACCGACACGGAGGGTGGAGCCTACACCGACCAGGAGTTGGACGAAACCCTGAATGACGATGTGGGTCCTCCTACGGGGCCTGCCATCACCCGCTCATCTGAGCCTGTCCGAGAGGACCCGCCTGTCATCCAGGAAGCACCTGGCTACGCTGGTTACCAACACGCATTGCAGTCTGACCCCCTGAACCGCATCGACCCGGCTGGTTTCAAGACACCAGCGCCGCAGCAG AAAGCAGAAGCCACTGCCACCCCTAGCAACCCCCAGCTCTCTGACCCCCTGGCTGAGACAGTGACCCCTGCTGTAAAAACTGTAGAGGGCCTGAGCCCTGGCGAGGCTCCTGGAGCTCTCCACAGCCTACCAAGTCCCAACCCAGAGGCTGGCTCACTAAAGAGGCCCACGCCTGAGCTAGCCCCTGAGAGTGTCACACCAGAACCAAGACAGTCTGGACTGGACAGTTCAGAACCAAAG ATGTTTCAAAAGGATCCATACAGCCCAGATAGCACAGGGAGACCTGGTTCTGCTATGAAACCTGGAATTTACAACTCTCAGCAGGGCTATCACCCTGAACAGCAGCCGTACAGAGATTACGACCACCCACCCAGTCGATATGATGGCAACAGTGGAGGTGGTTATCTAGAACCAAAGTACCGAAATTATGACTCTCAGCCGCCGTTTGAGAACAGTGTGCCTCACTACGACCAGCAACAGTGGAACCCTTACGGCCAGACAGACTCTACTGCCAACTCCCAGGGCTATGATCCACGCCTGCCATACAGCGATAGCCTCGACTCTCAGCATTCCCCTCCACTCCGCTTCGATGAGCCTCCACCTCAGCAGGGATTCGACGGACGTCCTCGCTATGGTAAACCCACAGTTCCGGGGCCTGTCCGCTACGATGATCCCCCACCCCTTTCTCCAGGACATGACCTGCACTACAACCATGATTCTCAACTAACTTCTCACTCTTCGGCTGGCCGCTCTCCCAGTGGCCAGTGGCCTGCCTACAGCCAGGGACCAACACTGCACGTAAAAGGCTACAAACCTCAGCAGTATGACACTACTCCTGTAAACTCTGACACCAGCCCCACATCACCTCCCAAAGCAGAGGTCTCCTCACTTTCCCCTGTAGACACTGCCAGAAATAAGTTACACGAAGATGATCCTGCCATGCAACCACAGTCGGTCCTAACAAGGGTCAAGATGTTTGAGAACAAACGGTCTGTTTCCGTTGACCGAGCCAGAGATACAGCAGATCCATCTGGGAACAAG GTCACAGATTTGCCCTTGAAAGCAGGGGGAATCATCCCAAAAGCGAATTCTTTGAGCAACCTGGACTCAGAAAACAGGTTTAG AGTCCCAGAGCCTCAGAAACCTCTGTCCAAAGTGGCTGATGACATTGTGCGTTCCAACAATTATGACCCAGATGAGGATGAGGACTACTACAGGAAACAGCTCTCTTACTTTGACAGGCTCCAGACTGGCCCCGCCAAACCCCAAGCTCAAGCTCAAGCACAACCAACGCACAACTTCTCCAG AACTGAATCAATGGAGAAACCAAGTGCAGCAGAGAAACGATATGAACCAGTACCCCAGTTGACACCCTCTCTGCCACCAGCCACACTTCCCAAGCCCTCAACTGAAG CCAAGCATCCTTACAGAGAGGACACTGTCCAGAGCAACTTCCTGCCTCACAAAGGTTTTCCTGAGAAGCCTCCAGTGAATGGCACTAGTGAAAAGCCTCCGAAAACAATTACTAGCAGCGGGGCTCCCCCGGCACCTAGCTACAACCGCTATGTGCCCAAACCTTACACAACCTCTGCAAGGCCTTTCGAGCGCAAGTTTGACAGTCCCAAATTCAACCACAACCTTCTGCCCAATGACAAGCCAGATATGGCCTCAAAG AGTCAGAGTGCAAGCCCAGTGAAGCCCTCCCAGTCACacaacacagaccatgacagtggCCTTGATACGTTCACTCGTACAACGGATCATCGCTCCAAGCACCAGCACAACAATATCGACGCAGTGCCCAAAGCAATCCCCGTGAG CCCCACTGCCCtggacgatgatgatgatgaagatgagggCCACACAGTGGTTGCGACTGCTCGAGGCATCTTCAACACCAATGGTGGCGTCCTGAGCTCCATTGAGACAGGTGTCAGCATTATCATCCCTCAGGGCGCCATTCCTGAAGGTGTGGAACAGGAGATCTACTTCAAGGTCTGCCGAGATAACAGCATCCTGCCTCCGCTTGACAAGGAGAAAg gggagACTCTGCTGAGCCCTCTAGTGATGTGTGGACCTCACGGCCTCAAGTTTTTGAAGCCTGTGGAGCTGCGCTTACCTCACTGTGCGTCAATGACCCCTGATG